The Papaver somniferum cultivar HN1 chromosome 3, ASM357369v1, whole genome shotgun sequence genome includes a region encoding these proteins:
- the LOC113357430 gene encoding serine/threonine-protein kinase RUNKEL-like isoform X1 encodes MNQYHVYEAIGRGKYSTVYKARKKKTIEYFAVKSVDKSHKSKLLQEVRILHSLNNPNVLKFYSWYETSAHLWLVLEYCVGGDLMTLLRQDSQLPEDSIHDFGRDLLKALQYLHSNGIIYCDLKPSNILLDENGRTKLCDFELARRLIDISKTPSSQLPQAKRGTPCYMAPELFQDGGVHSYASDFWALGCVLYECYAGRPPFVEKEFTRLVKAILSDPYPPLPGNPSRSFASLINCLLIKDPAERITWSDLCLHDFWITKFNVVSLPPEPAFLDMIEQYAKPCLSERNGDKPLQSKTPPKTRERDSKGVPKQDENSISGARGFESPAKNTPSGKKMVTKAFGRAVVEKKKEFSIAPRAVNLLRLSRIAKTNLQKENDKENYRRPMPKNSENDAEVKMENNDMELDFSENVEDEASDEATDEVDGSDSTSTTDETLPIQTQDNDRRAESDHSTNQSDSPLDTDMIICDDSQESGQASSTPQFDVAATPPSVGHPRKGKMLKAGLDSGPNADSSKSSKGLSDVHWHASDLSVRPVMPSRKGDKASQAVPSLPFDAVPISDFIKMPKEHLEKLNHRIISVLNGNNPISEKQNVIRYLEMLSGNADAANIVTNGQIMPVLVKVFRLSKASTLRVLLASLIGLLIRHSTFIEDDLSNSGILGALTDGLRDKQDKVRRFSMAALGELLFYISTQSEHDRESNPPESPSKDTRSASGWQVPGPVIALVSSVLQPGEDDLTQLYALRTIENICSQGGEWAARFNCQDVIRKLSHIFKAVGKQESTRLTAGSCLVRLVRSNPPSIQSVMDKLSFKDTATALIKGNPREQQIGLNLLIMAIHTNMNRQLHLVEEKHLIQSLLSLLEQGTEVLRGKTLFLIGLLCNNDQKWLPHFFWNAKLLSAVDRLGKEKDEYVQRCLDAFVGLVTNTVPGLLKTITNDVREIMGGRRLGQISSFGGRATAKTITNFFAVILHLLGSSSFKQRVMNPQVLQQVASLIKLVESPFQGRDDFQITLLRILESITDELSFIVANPDIFISQILPSLAMLYKGNKDGDSRFLCLKLLFDVMVVFLNEPFEDEKQAENLKLISNGHFLPLYPTLIEDEEPIPMYAQKLLVMLIEFNYIKISDVLHSKTVSQCFEFLHGDLSSANVNNVKLCLALASAPELDTKILSHLRVVRKIGNLLEFVNAKEMEDFLEPTLALCRAFLLRVMGALKGVPYPKEPALLSDGSSDTRVINQQNYIKDIPDFGSNVGVLLELSSSDEARVADLASECMILLLKVAPREATIGLLTNLPKVVAVLESWSRVVSSLLLKRMLHALGYSCRQYMSQAMILSISVSDITKVETIVSILKTSGIPGVADAAFIVGLELQRLPRCK; translated from the exons ATGAACCAGTATCACGTCTATGAAGCAATTGGTCGAGGAAAATATTCT ACTGTTTATAAAGCGAGAAAGAAGAAAACGATCGAGTATTTTGCTGTTAAAAGTGTCGATAAATCTCATAAAAGTAAACTCCTCCAAGAA GTAAGGATTCTTCACTCTTTAAATAATCCAAATGTACTCAAATTTTATTCATG GTACGAGACTTCAGCACACTTGTGGTTGGTCTTAGAGTATTGTGTTGGTGGGGATCTCATGACTTTGTTACGTCAG GATTCTCAGCTTCCTGAAGATTCAATACATGACTTTGGTCGTGACCTACTAAAGGCGTTGCA GTACTTGCATTCAAATGGGATCATTTATTGTGACTTGAAGCCGTCTAATATCTTACTTGATGAGAACGGGCGCACAAAG CTCTGTGATTTTGAATTGGCCAGAAGACTAATAGATATATCCAAAACTCCATCTTCCCAG CTACCACAAGCGAAACGTGGAACACCGTGTTATATGGCACCCGAGTTGTTTCAGGATGGAGGAGTGCATTCATATGCTTCTGATTTTTGGGCCCTTGGTTGTGTACTTTACGAGTGCTATGCGGGTAGACCTCCCTTTGTTGAAAAAGAGTTCACTAGGCTTGTAAAAGCAATATTATCTGATCCATACCCTCCTCTCCCTGGCAACCCAAGCCGCTCGTTTGCGAGTTTGATTAACTGCCTTCTGATAAAGGATCCAGCTGAAAGAATAACGTGGTCTGATCTGTGTTTGCATGACTTTTGGATAACAAAATTCAATGTTGTGTCTCTACCTCCAGAGCCTGCTTTCCTTGACATGATTGAACAGTATGCTAAACCATGTCTTTCAGAACGTAATGGTGATAAGCCACTCCAAAGCAAGACACCCCCAAAAACTCGGGAAAGGGACTCAAAAGGGGTTCCTAAACAGGATGAGAATTCTATTTCAGGAGCGAGAGGGTTTGAGTCACCAGCTAAGAATACGCCCAGTGGCAAGAAAATGGTGACAAAGGCTTTTGGTAGGGCTGTTgtggagaagaaaaaagaattttCAATTGCTCCAAGAGCAGTGAATCTTTTAAGACTCTCAAGGATTGCAAAAACGAATTTGCAGAAGGAGAATGATAAAGAGAACTACAGGAGACCCATGCCCAAGAACTCTGAAAATGATGCTGAGGTGAAAATGGAGAACAATGATATGGAACTTGATTTTAGTGAGAATGTCGAGGACGAAGCAAGTGATGAAGCAACTGATGAAGTTGATGGGTCTGATTCAACTTCTACCACCGATGAAACACTGCCGATCCAAACTCAAGATAATGACAGAAGAGCAGAATCTGATCATAGTACAAACCAATCAGATTCCCCACTTGACACTGATATGATTATTTGTGATGACTCACAAGAAAGTGGACAGGCATCTTCTACCCCACAGTTTGATGTGGCTGCTACACCACCTAGTGTTGGTCACCCGAGAAAAGGGAAAATGCTGAAAGCGGGTTTGGATAGTGGCCCTAATGCAGACTCTTCAAAGTCATCTAAAGGTCTTTCTGATGTACATTGGCATGCATCTGATCTCTCGGTAAGACCTGTTATGCCCAGCAGAAAAGGTGACAAGGCATCACAGGCTGTACCATCGCTTCCTTTTGATGCAGTGCCGATATCTGACTTTATAAAGATGCCTAAAGAGCATCTTGAAAAGCTCAACCATCGTATAATATCTGTTTTGAATGGGAATAATCCTATTTCAGAGAAGCAAAACGTGATAAGATACCTTGAAATGTTAAGTGGAAATGCAGATGCTGCAAATATCGTAACTAATGGTCAAATTATGCCAGTTCTGGTCAAAGTGTTTCGACTATCGAAGGCTTCCACACTGCGTGTCCTGCTTGCTTCATTGATTGGCTTATTGATTCGTCATTCAACTTTCATTGAAGATGATTTATCAAATTCTGGCATTTTAGGAGCACTGACAGATGGTCTACGGGATAAACAAGATAAAGTAAGAAGGTTTTCTATGGCTGCTTTGGGAGAACTGCTTTTCTACATATCCACTCAGAGTGAGCATGATAGAGAAAGTAATCCTCCGGAGTCTCCATCGAAGGATACCCGATCTGCATCTGGTTGGCAG GTTCCTGGTCCAGTTATTGCATTGGTGTCTTCAGTTTTACAGCCCGGAGAAGATGATTTGACTCAACTTTATGCTTTAAGAACAATTGAAAATATTTGTAGTCAAGGAGGGGAATGGGCAGCTCGATTCAATTGCCAGGATGTGATTAGAAAACTTTCCCACATATTCAAGGCTGTGGGAAAACAAGAGAGTACGAGGCTCACTGCTGGTTCATGCTTGGTACGCTTGGTTCGCTCAAACCCCCCTAGCATACAATCTGTAATGGATAAGCTCTCATTCAAAGACACTGCAACTGCTCTCATCAAAGGGAACCCTCGTGAACAGCAGATTGGTCTGAACCTTTTAATTATGGCCATTCACACAAACATGAACCGACAGCTTCATCTCGTGGAGGAGAAGCATCTGATACAAAGCCTGCTCTCTCTCCTTGAGCAAGGAACCGAAGTTTTGCGAGGAAAGACGCTCTTTCTAATAGGCCTTCTTTGTAATAATGACCAAAAATGGCTACCCCATTTCTTCTGGAATGCAAAACTGTTGTCAGCAGTTGATAGATTGGGAAAAGAGAAGGACGAATATGTACAGAGATGCTTGGATGCCTTTGTTGGGCTTGTGACCAATACCGTTCCGGGATTATTGAAGACTATAACTAATGATGTGCGAGAAATCATGGGCGGGAGACGCCTTGGCCAGATATCTTCTTTCGGTGGCCGGGCAACTGCGAAAACAATCACTAATTTCTTTGCTGTGATTCTCCATCTTCTTGGTAGCTCCTCATTCAAGCAGAGAGTGATGAACCCTCAGGTCTTGCAGCAAGTGGCGAGTCTCATCAAGCTTGTGGAGTCACCTTTCCAG GGAAGAGATGATTTCCAGATAACGCTTCTGAGGATTTTGGAGTCTATAACAGATGAATTGTCCTTTATTGTTGCGAACCCTGACATTTTTATCAGTCAGATTCTCCCAAGTCTTGCCATGCTATACAAGGGCAATAAAGATGGAGATTCTAGATTCTTATGCCTGAAACTTTTGTTTGATGTGATGGTAGTTTTCTTGAACGAACCATTTGAAGATGAGAAGCAAGCAGAGAATCTGAAGTTGATATCAAATGGTCATTTCCTTCCTCTCTACCCGACGTTGATCGAGGATGAAGAACCCATTCCTATGTATGCCCAGAAGCTCTTGGTTATGCTGATTGAGTTTAATTACATTAAAATTTCGGATGTTCTCCACTCGAAAACAGTTTCCCAGTGCTTTGAGTTTCTCCATGGCGACCTTTCTAGTGCAAATGTGAACAATGTTAAGCTCTGTTTGGCTCTAGCATCTGCTCCTGAGCTGGATACTAAGATTCTCTCTCATCTGCGAGTGGTGAGAAAGATTGGTAATCTGCTTGAGTTTGTGAATGCAAAGGAGATGGAGGATTTTCTCGAACCAACTCTTGCACTTTGCAGGGCTTTTCTTCTGCGCGTCATGGGAGCCCTCAAAGGAGTTCCTTATCCCAAGGAACCAGCTCTCTTAAGTGATGGTTCTTCTGATACAAGGGTAATTAACCAACAAAATTACATCAAAGATATACCCGATTTTGGTAGCAACGTTGGCGTCTTATTGGAATTGAGTAGCTCAGATGAAGCACGGGTTGCAGATTTAGCGTCCGAATGTATGATTTTATTACTCAAGGTAGCACCAAGGGAAGCCACTATTGGGTTGTTGACGAACCTCCCCAAGGTTGTCGCAGTCCTAGAATCTTGGAGCCGAGTGGTATCGAGCTTACTATTAAAGCGAATGCTGCATGCTCTAGGGTATTCCTGTAGGCAGTATATGTCACAAGCAATGATATTATCAATATCGGTATCAGATATTACTAAAGTTGAAACCATCGTTTCCATTCTTAAAACTTCGGGCATTCCTGGTGTTGCTGATGCTGCTTTTATTGTGGGCTTGGAACTACAACGGCTTCCACGTTGCAAATAA
- the LOC113357430 gene encoding serine/threonine-protein kinase RUNKEL-like isoform X2, giving the protein MDSQLPEDSIHDFGRDLLKALQYLHSNGIIYCDLKPSNILLDENGRTKLCDFELARRLIDISKTPSSQLPQAKRGTPCYMAPELFQDGGVHSYASDFWALGCVLYECYAGRPPFVEKEFTRLVKAILSDPYPPLPGNPSRSFASLINCLLIKDPAERITWSDLCLHDFWITKFNVVSLPPEPAFLDMIEQYAKPCLSERNGDKPLQSKTPPKTRERDSKGVPKQDENSISGARGFESPAKNTPSGKKMVTKAFGRAVVEKKKEFSIAPRAVNLLRLSRIAKTNLQKENDKENYRRPMPKNSENDAEVKMENNDMELDFSENVEDEASDEATDEVDGSDSTSTTDETLPIQTQDNDRRAESDHSTNQSDSPLDTDMIICDDSQESGQASSTPQFDVAATPPSVGHPRKGKMLKAGLDSGPNADSSKSSKGLSDVHWHASDLSVRPVMPSRKGDKASQAVPSLPFDAVPISDFIKMPKEHLEKLNHRIISVLNGNNPISEKQNVIRYLEMLSGNADAANIVTNGQIMPVLVKVFRLSKASTLRVLLASLIGLLIRHSTFIEDDLSNSGILGALTDGLRDKQDKVRRFSMAALGELLFYISTQSEHDRESNPPESPSKDTRSASGWQVPGPVIALVSSVLQPGEDDLTQLYALRTIENICSQGGEWAARFNCQDVIRKLSHIFKAVGKQESTRLTAGSCLVRLVRSNPPSIQSVMDKLSFKDTATALIKGNPREQQIGLNLLIMAIHTNMNRQLHLVEEKHLIQSLLSLLEQGTEVLRGKTLFLIGLLCNNDQKWLPHFFWNAKLLSAVDRLGKEKDEYVQRCLDAFVGLVTNTVPGLLKTITNDVREIMGGRRLGQISSFGGRATAKTITNFFAVILHLLGSSSFKQRVMNPQVLQQVASLIKLVESPFQGRDDFQITLLRILESITDELSFIVANPDIFISQILPSLAMLYKGNKDGDSRFLCLKLLFDVMVVFLNEPFEDEKQAENLKLISNGHFLPLYPTLIEDEEPIPMYAQKLLVMLIEFNYIKISDVLHSKTVSQCFEFLHGDLSSANVNNVKLCLALASAPELDTKILSHLRVVRKIGNLLEFVNAKEMEDFLEPTLALCRAFLLRVMGALKGVPYPKEPALLSDGSSDTRVINQQNYIKDIPDFGSNVGVLLELSSSDEARVADLASECMILLLKVAPREATIGLLTNLPKVVAVLESWSRVVSSLLLKRMLHALGYSCRQYMSQAMILSISVSDITKVETIVSILKTSGIPGVADAAFIVGLELQRLPRCK; this is encoded by the exons ATG GATTCTCAGCTTCCTGAAGATTCAATACATGACTTTGGTCGTGACCTACTAAAGGCGTTGCA GTACTTGCATTCAAATGGGATCATTTATTGTGACTTGAAGCCGTCTAATATCTTACTTGATGAGAACGGGCGCACAAAG CTCTGTGATTTTGAATTGGCCAGAAGACTAATAGATATATCCAAAACTCCATCTTCCCAG CTACCACAAGCGAAACGTGGAACACCGTGTTATATGGCACCCGAGTTGTTTCAGGATGGAGGAGTGCATTCATATGCTTCTGATTTTTGGGCCCTTGGTTGTGTACTTTACGAGTGCTATGCGGGTAGACCTCCCTTTGTTGAAAAAGAGTTCACTAGGCTTGTAAAAGCAATATTATCTGATCCATACCCTCCTCTCCCTGGCAACCCAAGCCGCTCGTTTGCGAGTTTGATTAACTGCCTTCTGATAAAGGATCCAGCTGAAAGAATAACGTGGTCTGATCTGTGTTTGCATGACTTTTGGATAACAAAATTCAATGTTGTGTCTCTACCTCCAGAGCCTGCTTTCCTTGACATGATTGAACAGTATGCTAAACCATGTCTTTCAGAACGTAATGGTGATAAGCCACTCCAAAGCAAGACACCCCCAAAAACTCGGGAAAGGGACTCAAAAGGGGTTCCTAAACAGGATGAGAATTCTATTTCAGGAGCGAGAGGGTTTGAGTCACCAGCTAAGAATACGCCCAGTGGCAAGAAAATGGTGACAAAGGCTTTTGGTAGGGCTGTTgtggagaagaaaaaagaattttCAATTGCTCCAAGAGCAGTGAATCTTTTAAGACTCTCAAGGATTGCAAAAACGAATTTGCAGAAGGAGAATGATAAAGAGAACTACAGGAGACCCATGCCCAAGAACTCTGAAAATGATGCTGAGGTGAAAATGGAGAACAATGATATGGAACTTGATTTTAGTGAGAATGTCGAGGACGAAGCAAGTGATGAAGCAACTGATGAAGTTGATGGGTCTGATTCAACTTCTACCACCGATGAAACACTGCCGATCCAAACTCAAGATAATGACAGAAGAGCAGAATCTGATCATAGTACAAACCAATCAGATTCCCCACTTGACACTGATATGATTATTTGTGATGACTCACAAGAAAGTGGACAGGCATCTTCTACCCCACAGTTTGATGTGGCTGCTACACCACCTAGTGTTGGTCACCCGAGAAAAGGGAAAATGCTGAAAGCGGGTTTGGATAGTGGCCCTAATGCAGACTCTTCAAAGTCATCTAAAGGTCTTTCTGATGTACATTGGCATGCATCTGATCTCTCGGTAAGACCTGTTATGCCCAGCAGAAAAGGTGACAAGGCATCACAGGCTGTACCATCGCTTCCTTTTGATGCAGTGCCGATATCTGACTTTATAAAGATGCCTAAAGAGCATCTTGAAAAGCTCAACCATCGTATAATATCTGTTTTGAATGGGAATAATCCTATTTCAGAGAAGCAAAACGTGATAAGATACCTTGAAATGTTAAGTGGAAATGCAGATGCTGCAAATATCGTAACTAATGGTCAAATTATGCCAGTTCTGGTCAAAGTGTTTCGACTATCGAAGGCTTCCACACTGCGTGTCCTGCTTGCTTCATTGATTGGCTTATTGATTCGTCATTCAACTTTCATTGAAGATGATTTATCAAATTCTGGCATTTTAGGAGCACTGACAGATGGTCTACGGGATAAACAAGATAAAGTAAGAAGGTTTTCTATGGCTGCTTTGGGAGAACTGCTTTTCTACATATCCACTCAGAGTGAGCATGATAGAGAAAGTAATCCTCCGGAGTCTCCATCGAAGGATACCCGATCTGCATCTGGTTGGCAG GTTCCTGGTCCAGTTATTGCATTGGTGTCTTCAGTTTTACAGCCCGGAGAAGATGATTTGACTCAACTTTATGCTTTAAGAACAATTGAAAATATTTGTAGTCAAGGAGGGGAATGGGCAGCTCGATTCAATTGCCAGGATGTGATTAGAAAACTTTCCCACATATTCAAGGCTGTGGGAAAACAAGAGAGTACGAGGCTCACTGCTGGTTCATGCTTGGTACGCTTGGTTCGCTCAAACCCCCCTAGCATACAATCTGTAATGGATAAGCTCTCATTCAAAGACACTGCAACTGCTCTCATCAAAGGGAACCCTCGTGAACAGCAGATTGGTCTGAACCTTTTAATTATGGCCATTCACACAAACATGAACCGACAGCTTCATCTCGTGGAGGAGAAGCATCTGATACAAAGCCTGCTCTCTCTCCTTGAGCAAGGAACCGAAGTTTTGCGAGGAAAGACGCTCTTTCTAATAGGCCTTCTTTGTAATAATGACCAAAAATGGCTACCCCATTTCTTCTGGAATGCAAAACTGTTGTCAGCAGTTGATAGATTGGGAAAAGAGAAGGACGAATATGTACAGAGATGCTTGGATGCCTTTGTTGGGCTTGTGACCAATACCGTTCCGGGATTATTGAAGACTATAACTAATGATGTGCGAGAAATCATGGGCGGGAGACGCCTTGGCCAGATATCTTCTTTCGGTGGCCGGGCAACTGCGAAAACAATCACTAATTTCTTTGCTGTGATTCTCCATCTTCTTGGTAGCTCCTCATTCAAGCAGAGAGTGATGAACCCTCAGGTCTTGCAGCAAGTGGCGAGTCTCATCAAGCTTGTGGAGTCACCTTTCCAG GGAAGAGATGATTTCCAGATAACGCTTCTGAGGATTTTGGAGTCTATAACAGATGAATTGTCCTTTATTGTTGCGAACCCTGACATTTTTATCAGTCAGATTCTCCCAAGTCTTGCCATGCTATACAAGGGCAATAAAGATGGAGATTCTAGATTCTTATGCCTGAAACTTTTGTTTGATGTGATGGTAGTTTTCTTGAACGAACCATTTGAAGATGAGAAGCAAGCAGAGAATCTGAAGTTGATATCAAATGGTCATTTCCTTCCTCTCTACCCGACGTTGATCGAGGATGAAGAACCCATTCCTATGTATGCCCAGAAGCTCTTGGTTATGCTGATTGAGTTTAATTACATTAAAATTTCGGATGTTCTCCACTCGAAAACAGTTTCCCAGTGCTTTGAGTTTCTCCATGGCGACCTTTCTAGTGCAAATGTGAACAATGTTAAGCTCTGTTTGGCTCTAGCATCTGCTCCTGAGCTGGATACTAAGATTCTCTCTCATCTGCGAGTGGTGAGAAAGATTGGTAATCTGCTTGAGTTTGTGAATGCAAAGGAGATGGAGGATTTTCTCGAACCAACTCTTGCACTTTGCAGGGCTTTTCTTCTGCGCGTCATGGGAGCCCTCAAAGGAGTTCCTTATCCCAAGGAACCAGCTCTCTTAAGTGATGGTTCTTCTGATACAAGGGTAATTAACCAACAAAATTACATCAAAGATATACCCGATTTTGGTAGCAACGTTGGCGTCTTATTGGAATTGAGTAGCTCAGATGAAGCACGGGTTGCAGATTTAGCGTCCGAATGTATGATTTTATTACTCAAGGTAGCACCAAGGGAAGCCACTATTGGGTTGTTGACGAACCTCCCCAAGGTTGTCGCAGTCCTAGAATCTTGGAGCCGAGTGGTATCGAGCTTACTATTAAAGCGAATGCTGCATGCTCTAGGGTATTCCTGTAGGCAGTATATGTCACAAGCAATGATATTATCAATATCGGTATCAGATATTACTAAAGTTGAAACCATCGTTTCCATTCTTAAAACTTCGGGCATTCCTGGTGTTGCTGATGCTGCTTTTATTGTGGGCTTGGAACTACAACGGCTTCCACGTTGCAAATAA
- the LOC113361651 gene encoding protein NETWORKED 3A-like gives MVVQEQKKLSQSWWFHGHNNNQKTSPWLQSTLSELDEKTTAMLKLIEEDADSFAQRAEMYYKKRPELINMVEDFYRTHRSLAERFDLLKSEPKSRLITSLSAPIPFKYQPNKLPQSQEKCYDSYSEDAFGSDMSAQSDMSAESEVDDPEEEEIALVHKRVEDLEEDFGESEVYEPEEIVNQVRKGEEAEQGLSVGVNESEEEVKKLREEIEKLREENKIQQEQLREKDEEKREVIRQLSLSMEILRDDLNRTKSKVTESALKKKNPFEFNTFKELFSGKLFNGLSKSKVTTIVAL, from the exons ATGGTGGTGCAAGAACAGAAGAAACTTTCACAGTCATGGTGGTTTCATGGTCATAACAACAACCAAAAGACTTCTCCATGGCTACAATCAACTCTTTCTG AACTGGATGAGAAGACAACGGCAATGCTGAAATTGATTGAAGAAGATGCAGATTCGTTTGCCCAGCGAGCAGAAATGTACTACAAAAAGAGACCTGAGTTGATTAACATGGTTGAAGATTTCTACAGGACACACCGCTCCTTAGCTGAGCGATTCGATCTACTCAAGTCAGAACCCAAAAGCCGCTTGATTACCTCCTTAAGTGCACCTATCCCATTTAAATACCAACCAAACAAGTTGCCTCAAAGCCAGGAGAAATGCTACGACAGCTATTCTGAAGATGCATTCGGGTCTGATATGTCTGCACAATCTGATATGTCTGCAGAATCTGAAGTCGACGACCCAGAAGAGGAGGAGATCGCCCTAGTCCATAAACGAGTGGaagatcttgaagaagattttggGGAATCCGAAGTCTACGAGCCCGAAGAGATAGTCAATCAAGTTCGCAAAGGTGAAGAAGCAGAGCAAGGTTTAAGTGTAGGTGTTaatgaaagtgaagaagaagttaAGAAACTGAGGGAAGAGATAGAGAAACTTAGAGAAGAGAATAAGATCCAACAGGAGCAACTGAGAgagaaagatgaagaaaagagaGAAGTCATAAGACAACTTAGTTTGTCCATGGAGATTCTGCGGGACGATTTGAATCGAACTAAGAGTAAGGTTACGGAATCAGCACTCAAGAAAAAGAATCCATTTGAATTCAATACATTCAAGGAACTGTTTTCAGGAAAGTTATTCAATGGGCTTTCAAAGTCTAAAGTCACAACTATCGTAGCTCTCTAA